The following are encoded in a window of Dioscorea cayenensis subsp. rotundata cultivar TDr96_F1 chromosome 16, TDr96_F1_v2_PseudoChromosome.rev07_lg8_w22 25.fasta, whole genome shotgun sequence genomic DNA:
- the LOC120278912 gene encoding LOW QUALITY PROTEIN: triacylglycerol lipase 2-like (The sequence of the model RefSeq protein was modified relative to this genomic sequence to represent the inferred CDS: inserted 1 base in 1 codon): MLNMVFLWFSAFLLTFSAALGARDVGFQHSRPVGVVHGTCKTMVEIYGYPCEEHTVTTEDGYILSIQRIPNGHSNNAYSRANKIPVLLEHGLLMDGITWILNPPSESLGFILADKGYDVXIANARGTKYSSGHTSLQPNDSAYWDWSWDELTAYDLPATVKYIYTKTAEQKLHYVGHSLGTLIALASFCENEMMNMFRSAALLSPIAYVDQVASVLVQAAAKTFVAEAYYWLGLHEFNPNEEAVQNLLKNLCKQPGVNCYNLMSAITGKNCCLNASTIALYQEHEPQPTATKNMIHLAQMIRKGTITKFDYSNKEENMKHYGQPTPPAYNMASIAKNFPMFIAYGGKDELSDVQDVKHLLKILKSHNTEIHYQENYAHSDFQMAVNAKEVIYEPLMAFFKLH; this comes from the exons ATGTTAAACATGGTCTTTCTCTGGTTTTCTGCGTTCCTGCTAACTTTCAGTGCCGCGCTTGGAGCGAGGGATGTTGGTTTCCAGCACTCTAGGCCTGTTGGAGTTGTTCATGGTACATGCAAAACCATGGTGGAGATTTACGGCTATCCTTGTGAAGAGCACACT GTGACTACTGAAGATGGTTATATCCTGAGCATTCAGAGAATACCGAATGGTCATTCTAATAATGCATACTCGAGAGCAAATAAGATCCCTGTTTTGCTTGAACATGGACTTCTGATG GATGGGATCACTTGGATTCTGAATCCACCCAGTGAATCACTAGGATTCATCTTAGCAGACAAGGGATACGATG TGATCGCTAATGCTCGTGGTACCAAGTATAGCAGTGGTCACACTTCTCTCCAGCCAAACGATTCT GCATATTGGGATTGGTCTTGGGATGAACTCACTGCCTATGATCTTCCTGCCACTGTAAAGTATATCTACACCAAGACAGCAGAACAAAAGCTTCATTATGTTGGGCACTCTTTA GGAACACTGATCGCCCTTGCCTCATTCTGTGAAAATGAGATGATGAACATGTTCCGATCAGCAGCCCTGCTCAGCCCTATTGCTTATGTAGATCAGGTGGCATCGGTTCTTGTGCAAGCTGCAGCAAAGACATTCGTAGCAGAG GCTTATTACTGGTTGGGTCTTCATGAATTCAATCCAAATGA AGAAGCAGTGCAGAACTTGCTTAAAAATCTCTGCAAGCAACCCGGTGTCAATTGCTACAACTTAATGTCTGCAATCACAG GCAAGAATTGCTGCCTCAATGCTTCAACCATTGCTCTGTACCAAGAACATGAACCTCAACCAACTGCAACAAAGAACATGATTCACCTTGCTCAGA TGATTAGAAAGGGAACGATAACGAAGTTTGATTACAGCAATAAAGAAGAGAACATGAAGCATTATGGACAACCAACTCCACCTGCTTACAACATGGCTTCGATTGCAAAGAACTTTCCGATGTTCATTGCTTATGGAGGCAAAGATGAGCTTTCTGATGTTCAAGATGTTAAACACCTGCTAAAAATACTGAAATCTCACAACACTGAGATTCACTATCAGGAAAACTATGCTCATTCTGACTTTCAAATGGCTGTGAATGCTAAGGAAGTCATCTATGAACCTCTCATGGCTTTCTTCAAGCTTCATTAA
- the LOC120279594 gene encoding LOW QUALITY PROTEIN: putative receptor-like protein kinase At1g80870 (The sequence of the model RefSeq protein was modified relative to this genomic sequence to represent the inferred CDS: deleted 1 base in 1 codon), which yields MPSRPLSPSYPRAHKAHALLLAGAVAGATLLVVVLVLLMLLYFYFSIYRRSPTLPLPSPSPLPLRRFRHRDLRRATASFHHSRRLGRGSTATVLRAALLPAAAVKLFDPIAVSETTFLNEFHTLAAIPHSPFIVSLLGYCLSRRCRALVFEFMPNGSLQDALFHPSDALTWDHRFRIILDVAQALAFLHLECDPPVIHGDIKPSNVLLGADFSAKISDFGLARFKTEGDLGVEMFSQELWKSQELASLEADFAFAPPPKKAATGVARANDKGKEPALAPVPPATAAVVPCNEESVNLEHSNGEWGKDWWWKQDGSGELSSKEYVHEWIGSQICVGWEDEENGEQKSSPLNSQGEAFFNNCEAKHEKKLSNGGVDKKTKKVREWWKEEYFAEISKKGKHDEGFGFGLRSMRWFRNASCRGGGGAGSSCSSNGNGYVKNMEVSFRNGWRRKRSRSAGSELFSGEMFSRELSSTTSMRGTVCYIAPESGNSMEKGDVYSFGVLILVILSGRRPLHVLSSPMKLEKANLVSWCRHLAQSGNVLDLVDERLKDLYDKEQASLCINLALLCLQRSPESRPDSGDIVRILKGEMDVPVVPFEFSPSPKLNSRSRRRTPTR from the exons ATGCCTTCAAGACCACTTTCACCATCATATCCTCGAGCTCACAAGGCCCATGCACTCCTCCTCGCCGGCGCCGTTGCCGGTGCAACCCTTCTCGTTGTCGTCTTAGTGCTTCTCATGCTCCTCTACTTTTACTTCTCAATTTATCGCCGATCTCCAACGCTTCCTCTCCCT TCCCCAAGCCCACTCCCTCTCCGCCGCTTCCGCCACCGTGATCTCCGCCGAGCTACTGCCTCGTTTCACCATTCCCGCCGCCTTGGCCGCGGCTCCACCGCCACCGTCCTCCGCGCTGCTCTTCTGCCCGCCGCCGCCGTCAAGCTCTTCGACCCTATCGCCGTCTCCGAAACTACCTTCTTGAACGAGTTCCACACCCTCGCTGCCATCCCTCACTCCCCCTTCATCGTTTCTCTTCTCGGTTACTGCCTCAGTCGTCGTTGCCGAGCTTTAGTCTTCGAGTTCATGCCCAACGGCAGCCTCCAAGACGCCCTCTTCCATCCCTCTGACGCCCTCACATGGGACCACCGCTTCCGGATTATCCTGGACGTCGCCCAAGCTCTTGCCTTTCTCCATCTCGAGTGCGACCCGCCGGTCATTCACGGCGATATTAAGCCCAGCAATGTCCTCCTCGGTGCTGATTTCAGCGCAAAGATTTCTGATTTCGGTTTGGCGAGGTTCAAAACTGAAGGGGATCTCGGCGTTGAGATGTTCAGCCAGGAGTTGTGGAAAAGCCAAGAGCTTGCTAGCCTGGAAGCCGACTTTGCCTTCGCTCCACCTCCCAAGAAGGCCGCCACTGGCGTTGCTAGAGCCAATGACAAGGGAAAAGAGCCAGCTTTGGCGCCGGTGCCGCCGGCAACGGCGGCGGTTGTTCCTTGTAATGAAGAGTCTGTTAACTTGGAACATTCAAATGGTGAATGGGGGAAGGATTGGTGGTGGAAACAGGATGGCAGTGGGGAACTCAGTAGCAAGGAATATGTCCATGAGTGGATTGGCAGTCAGATTTGTGTAGGTTGGGAGGATGAAGAAAACGGGGAGCAGAAGAGCTCACCATTGAATAGCCAAGGTGAAGCATTCTTCAATAACTGTGAGGCGAAGCATGAGAAGAAGCTCAGTAATGGTGGTGTTGATAAGAAGACCAAGAAGGTCAGAGAATGGTGGAAGGAAGAGTATTTTGCGGAGATAAGCAAGAAAGGAAAGCATGATGAAGGTTTCGGTTTTGGGTTGAGATCAATGCGGTGGTTCCGGAATGCTAGTTGTCGGGGAGGCGGTGGTGCCGGGAGTAGTTGTTCGAGCAATGGTAATGGATATGTGAAGAACATGGAGGTGAGCTTCAGGAATGGATGGAGGAGGAAGCGGAGCCGATCGGCAGGGAGTGAGTTGTTCAGTGGGGAGATGTTCAGCAGAGAGCTTAGTAGCACGACAAGCATGCGAGGAACTGTTTGTTATATCGCTCCAGAGAGTGGGAATTCAATGGAGAAGGGAGATGTATATAGCTTTGGAGTGTTGATTTTAGTTATCTTATCCGGAAGGCGGCCTCTTCATGTCTtgtcttcaccaatgaagcttGAGAAAGCTAATCTTGTAAGCTGGTGTCGACATTTAGCTCAAAGTGGAAATGTGCTTGATTTGGTTGATGAGAGATTAAAGGATTTGTACGATAAAGAGCAGGCGAGTTTGTGCATTAATCTCGCGCTGTTGTGTTTACAAAGATCGCCGGAATCACGGCCAGACAGTGGTGACATTGTGAGGATTTTGAAAGGGGAGATGGATGTCCCGGTCGTGCCATTTGAGTTCTCTCCTTCACCAAAGTTGAATAGCAGGTCGAGGAGAAGAACTCCTACTAGATAA